Proteins from a genomic interval of Geodermatophilus obscurus DSM 43160:
- a CDS encoding MBL fold metallo-hydrolase: MRTPVDPRATWDLPAPGAMPRTADLEPLVTRVLAPNPSPMTLDGTNTYLVGAPGSGQAVLVDPGPDDPAHLAAVETALAARDARCVAVLVTHHHGDHAEAAAPWGARLGAQVAAADARVAGPQGRVLEPGERLVLAGTTLGVVPTPGHTADHLAFRLESGAVLVGDHVLGRGTSVVTHPEGDVLAYLASLRRVHDLGPSALYCGHGPALTEDPGAVLDFYLAHRAFREQQLLAAMVRGAGTVDELVADVYAEVPREVWPAAAQSTWATLAKLAAEGHVVLEGDRVSLP; encoded by the coding sequence GTGAGAACCCCGGTCGACCCCCGCGCCACCTGGGACCTCCCGGCCCCGGGGGCGATGCCACGGACGGCGGACCTCGAGCCGCTGGTCACCCGGGTGCTGGCGCCCAACCCCTCGCCGATGACGCTGGACGGCACCAACACCTACCTGGTCGGCGCCCCCGGCAGCGGGCAGGCCGTGCTGGTCGACCCGGGGCCGGACGACCCGGCGCACCTGGCCGCGGTCGAGACGGCGCTGGCGGCGCGGGACGCCCGCTGCGTCGCCGTGCTGGTCACCCACCACCACGGCGACCACGCCGAGGCGGCAGCGCCGTGGGGCGCCAGGCTCGGTGCGCAGGTGGCGGCCGCCGACGCCCGCGTCGCCGGGCCGCAGGGGCGGGTGCTCGAGCCGGGGGAGCGGCTGGTGCTGGCCGGGACCACGCTCGGCGTCGTCCCCACGCCCGGGCACACCGCCGACCACCTGGCCTTCCGGCTGGAGTCCGGCGCGGTGCTCGTCGGCGACCACGTGCTGGGCCGCGGGACGTCGGTGGTGACCCACCCTGAGGGTGACGTGCTGGCCTACCTGGCGTCGCTGCGCCGGGTGCACGACCTGGGCCCCAGCGCGCTGTACTGCGGGCACGGCCCGGCGCTGACCGAGGACCCGGGCGCGGTGCTGGACTTCTACCTGGCCCACCGGGCGTTCCGGGAGCAGCAGCTGCTGGCGGCGATGGTGCGGGGCGCCGGGACCGTGGACGAGCTGGTGGCCGACGTCTACGCCGAGGTGCCGCGGGAGGTGTGGCCGGCGGCGGCCCAGTCGACGTGGGCGACGCTGGCCAAGCTCGCCGCGGAGGGCCACGTGGTGCTCGAGGGCGACCGGGTGAGCCTGCCGTGA
- the mftG gene encoding mycofactocin dehydrogenase MftG, with the protein MTPEEDVVVVGAGTSGAPLAARLADAGRRVLLLEAGADHVEFPADLRDAARMAAAVPGHPANWDLTGVLTEEVTFPVPRGRVAGGSSALNGGYFVRGTRADLDGWAAAGNDLWSYDAVLPSFVRLEADREYGDRPGHGTDGPVPVRRPRHGHPLADALGAAAAELGAPDEPDKNADGAPGWGPVPLNVAGGVRVNTAMAYLSPRRGHPGLTVRGGVLVRRVLVEGGRAVGVETADGVIRAHEVVLSAGAVGSPQLLLLSGIGPADDLRALGLDVVADVPGVGADYTDHPDVYVTWRPARRLPMPRDLHPLHGVLNTPDDLEVLPWLKPFSRVMVPRTSAGVARVLGRPRATLRALRGASLHRLLDTARRRDDLFLGVALQREDSRGRLTLTGPDPGVQPRLEYRYLSTDSDRRRMRQGVRLAAELLRTAAMAPLVAERTGLPDEVLASDRELDRWIRRSLATAVHLAGTARMGPDSDPGAVVDQHLRVRGVEGLRVVDTSVMPTVTSRGPAATAVAIGEWAAELMTE; encoded by the coding sequence GTGACCCCCGAGGAGGACGTCGTCGTGGTGGGGGCCGGCACGTCCGGCGCCCCGCTGGCGGCGCGGTTGGCCGACGCCGGCCGGCGGGTGCTGCTGCTGGAGGCCGGCGCGGACCACGTGGAGTTCCCGGCCGACCTGCGCGACGCCGCCCGGATGGCCGCCGCCGTCCCGGGGCACCCGGCGAACTGGGACCTCACCGGGGTGCTCACCGAGGAGGTGACCTTCCCGGTGCCGCGGGGGCGGGTGGCCGGCGGGTCGAGCGCGCTCAACGGCGGCTACTTCGTCCGCGGCACCCGCGCGGACCTCGACGGCTGGGCCGCCGCGGGCAACGACCTGTGGTCCTACGACGCCGTCCTGCCGTCGTTCGTCCGGCTGGAGGCCGACCGCGAGTACGGCGACCGGCCCGGGCACGGCACCGACGGGCCGGTGCCGGTGCGGCGCCCACGGCACGGGCACCCGCTGGCCGACGCGCTCGGCGCCGCCGCCGCGGAGCTCGGTGCCCCCGATGAGCCGGACAAGAACGCCGACGGGGCGCCCGGCTGGGGCCCGGTCCCGCTCAACGTGGCCGGCGGGGTGCGCGTGAACACGGCCATGGCCTACCTCTCCCCGCGCCGCGGCCACCCGGGGCTGACGGTGCGCGGCGGCGTGCTGGTGCGCCGGGTGCTGGTCGAGGGCGGGCGCGCGGTGGGCGTCGAGACGGCGGACGGCGTGATCCGCGCGCACGAGGTGGTGCTGTCCGCCGGCGCCGTCGGGTCACCGCAGCTGCTGCTGCTCTCGGGCATCGGCCCGGCCGACGACCTGCGCGCACTGGGTCTGGACGTGGTGGCCGATGTCCCCGGCGTGGGCGCGGACTACACCGACCACCCCGACGTCTACGTCACCTGGCGGCCGGCCCGGCGGCTGCCGATGCCGCGCGACCTGCACCCGCTGCACGGCGTCCTCAACACCCCGGACGACCTCGAGGTGCTGCCCTGGCTCAAGCCGTTCAGCCGCGTCATGGTGCCCCGGACGTCGGCGGGCGTGGCCCGGGTGCTGGGCCGGCCGCGGGCCACGCTCCGGGCCCTGCGCGGCGCCTCCCTGCACCGGCTGCTCGACACCGCCCGGCGCCGCGACGACCTGTTCCTCGGCGTCGCGCTGCAGCGGGAGGACAGCCGCGGCCGGCTCACCCTGACCGGTCCCGACCCGGGCGTGCAGCCGCGCCTGGAGTACCGGTACCTGTCCACCGACTCCGACCGGCGGCGGATGCGGCAGGGGGTGCGGCTGGCGGCCGAGCTGCTGCGGACGGCGGCGATGGCCCCGCTGGTCGCCGAGCGGACCGGGCTGCCTGACGAGGTCCTGGCCTCCGACCGCGAGCTGGACCGCTGGATCCGGCGCTCGCTGGCCACCGCCGTGCACCTGGCCGGGACGGCGCGGATGGGACCGGACTCCGATCCCGGCGCGGTGGTCGACCAGCACCTGCGCGTCCGCGGGGTCGAGGGGCTGCGGGTGGTCGACACCTCGGTGATGCCCACGGTGACCTCGCGCGGGCCCGCGGCGACGGCGGTGGCGATCGGCGAGTGGGCCGCCGAGCTGATGACGGAATAG
- a CDS encoding M23 family metallopeptidase, translating to MLQSRPRRRTTGTATVPVYRSRTRPGVVRSLLAGVVAGTVVLTGASPASAAPEPPPNPTDEQIGQAQSAQDAAAAEVGRIAALVAQAQSQLEGYAVQAEAAGAAYLAAEEALLQAQAEAERTALELEAATAAVEASLGRIAGFSRDSYMSGNTLSTAAALLDADGPAELIERAAMLEYVSANQLDVLGQLEVAQVKQANADSAARAARDKTAAAEAAAAAAKATADQQLAAQRAAYDRVAAEKAGYDRQLQAAEIELLRLQGARDAFQAWQQQKAAEEAAAAAAARRAEEEAAAAAAAARAAARSQGSGSSSSGSTGAGSSGGSGPYVKPTSGRTSSCYGLRWGALHGGVDIAAPIGTPIYAAHSGVVARAGTATGFGYAVYIRGDDGAVTVYGHVNEYFVRAGERVDAGERIATVGNRGQSTGPHLHFEVHPGGAMYGGQVDPVPWMRARGVSISGC from the coding sequence ATGCTGCAGAGCCGTCCTCGCCGGCGCACGACCGGGACCGCCACGGTCCCGGTGTACCGCTCGCGGACGCGCCCCGGCGTGGTGCGCAGCCTGCTGGCCGGCGTCGTCGCCGGGACGGTGGTGCTGACCGGGGCGTCTCCCGCGAGCGCCGCTCCCGAGCCGCCGCCCAACCCCACCGACGAGCAGATCGGGCAGGCGCAGTCGGCGCAGGACGCTGCCGCCGCCGAGGTCGGCCGGATCGCCGCCCTCGTCGCCCAGGCCCAGTCCCAGCTCGAGGGCTACGCCGTCCAGGCCGAGGCCGCCGGCGCGGCCTACCTCGCCGCGGAGGAGGCCCTCCTCCAGGCGCAGGCCGAGGCCGAGCGGACGGCGCTGGAGCTGGAGGCCGCCACCGCGGCCGTGGAGGCGTCCCTCGGCCGCATCGCCGGCTTCTCCCGCGACAGCTACATGAGCGGCAACACGCTCTCCACCGCCGCGGCCCTCCTCGATGCCGACGGGCCGGCCGAGCTGATCGAGCGGGCTGCCATGCTCGAGTACGTCTCGGCCAACCAGCTCGACGTCCTCGGCCAGCTGGAGGTCGCCCAGGTCAAGCAGGCCAACGCCGACTCCGCGGCCCGCGCCGCCCGTGACAAGACCGCCGCGGCCGAGGCCGCCGCGGCCGCCGCCAAGGCCACCGCCGACCAGCAGCTGGCCGCCCAGCGCGCCGCCTACGACCGGGTCGCCGCGGAGAAGGCCGGCTACGACCGGCAGCTGCAGGCCGCCGAGATCGAGCTGCTGCGCCTGCAGGGCGCCCGCGACGCCTTCCAGGCCTGGCAGCAGCAGAAGGCCGCCGAGGAGGCCGCCGCCGCCGCGGCCGCCCGCCGGGCCGAGGAGGAGGCCGCCGCCGCGGCCGCCGCAGCCCGCGCCGCCGCCCGCAGCCAGGGCTCCGGGTCGAGCAGCAGCGGCTCCACCGGCGCCGGCAGCTCCGGCGGCTCGGGCCCCTACGTCAAGCCGACCTCGGGTCGCACCTCCAGCTGCTACGGCTTGCGCTGGGGCGCCCTGCACGGTGGCGTGGACATCGCCGCCCCGATCGGGACGCCGATCTACGCCGCGCACTCGGGCGTCGTCGCCCGGGCCGGGACCGCCACGGGCTTCGGCTACGCCGTCTACATCCGCGGCGACGACGGCGCGGTCACCGTCTACGGGCACGTCAACGAGTACTTCGTCCGCGCCGGCGAGCGGGTCGACGCCGGCGAGCGGATCGCCACGGTCGGCAACCGCGGCCAGTCGACCGGCCCGCACCTGCACTTCGAGGTGCACCCCGGCGGGGCGATGTACGGCGGCCAGGTCGACCCGGTGCCGTGGATGCGCGCCCGCGGCGTGTCCATCAGCGGCTGCTGA